A portion of the uncultured Draconibacterium sp. genome contains these proteins:
- a CDS encoding VCBS repeat-containing protein — translation MKKLYFLNFLASCLLLSGSILAQNISFDLYNPDQLPNVRNVDAVEEGDFTFADVDNDGDPDLLVTGYQYYYISKLYFNDGRGNYTPSNNSFLGLNYGSNAFADVDNDNDLDLVITGENNDGDNVTELYLNDGDGHFKQMNEIPFDQVENSSVAFADIDGDGDQDLMLTGNTENEGRISKLYTNDGTGHFILYDETTFIGVYESSIAFADIDGDGDQDLAISGNRGYPFGEDITNLYTNDGTGNFNLADESTCTPVHDGAIAFADIDGDNDQDLIINGWSLQLGGACTQLYFNDGQGNFRINNNIPFTAMYGGDLVVADVNNDGYPDIVQNGYSSGNRYTELYLNEQNGVFSIANDTTFEAVGDGALAFADVDSDGDIDILNGGRNKNYDYIIELGVNDGMGNFLFMQPFISDVMNGDVAFADIDGDFDQDLMVTGRSCLYPKKVVSELYRNDGQGNYTMVDDTTFTPVFNSSVSFADFDGDDDQDLIIAGISKADVRITKIYKNDGAGKYSPDETNSFVNVDFAWISCADVDGDEDIDILIAGSTASGSAVCKLYLNDNSGVFSLSSSSFTGVAYGTVAFADVDGDGDQDLMTVGREDGTSDGLSQLYFNDGDGNFSPDVKNSFENVLNSATAFADIDNDSDLDMVIAGTNSENNEVSKIYLNNGKGEFTLKDESNLRQVTEGTLNFTDVNLDGYQDLLLTGFCYELYQFLSILYINDGTGNLVENLLFYGVRNSAVAIADVNNDFLADFLITGSSGGTIRSLLYLNESSIYLPEVTSECIAYSPIFPTLVTAWNDTIKATTDTRFPVFRSERTNVNWTFFDPKSNAELDVTQYYNIIDTTPPVANCRDRSLILSDNGTVRLLPYAIDDDSYDNCRGIDFSVDKNLFDCSSLGTNKVVLTVSDRGGNTSTCVSTVTIVDRTAPQVVSNNISVFLDESGSYSLNDVDIAAITYGTYDYCSDYNELKFSVDKQTFDCSDLESPNNVKLTATDKFGNQSESNFDVEVLDISDPNLKCSPMNVYLNSDGQYTLTENDILTFTSGTVDNCTSPDEISYYAIPNVSFPKKRTV, via the coding sequence TGACCTATTGGTTACCGGATACCAATATTATTATATCTCTAAATTATATTTTAACGATGGACGAGGCAATTATACACCCAGTAATAATAGTTTCCTCGGATTAAATTATGGTTCAAATGCTTTTGCTGATGTGGATAACGATAACGACCTAGATCTGGTTATTACGGGCGAAAATAATGACGGCGACAATGTTACTGAATTGTATCTTAACGATGGAGATGGTCATTTTAAGCAAATGAATGAAATCCCATTTGACCAGGTTGAGAATAGCTCGGTTGCTTTTGCCGATATAGATGGTGATGGCGACCAGGATTTAATGCTTACTGGTAATACCGAAAATGAAGGTAGGATTTCGAAGTTATACACTAACGATGGAACCGGACATTTTATATTGTATGATGAAACCACATTCATAGGTGTTTACGAAAGCTCAATTGCGTTTGCTGATATTGACGGTGATGGCGATCAGGATTTGGCAATTTCAGGAAATAGAGGTTATCCATTTGGTGAAGATATTACAAATTTATATACAAACGATGGAACCGGTAATTTCAACCTCGCAGATGAAAGTACATGTACACCCGTGCACGATGGAGCAATTGCCTTTGCTGACATTGATGGAGACAACGATCAGGATCTGATAATTAATGGCTGGTCTTTACAGCTTGGAGGGGCATGTACTCAATTATACTTTAACGATGGCCAGGGTAATTTTAGAATAAATAACAATATCCCTTTTACTGCAATGTATGGAGGAGATTTGGTTGTTGCCGATGTAAATAACGACGGGTATCCGGATATTGTACAAAATGGTTATTCCAGCGGTAATCGTTATACCGAATTGTATTTAAACGAACAAAACGGAGTGTTTTCTATTGCTAATGATACCACATTTGAAGCCGTAGGCGATGGTGCACTAGCATTTGCCGATGTCGATTCTGATGGGGATATAGACATCCTTAATGGCGGAAGGAACAAAAATTATGATTATATAATTGAGTTGGGTGTTAATGATGGCATGGGCAATTTTTTGTTTATGCAACCTTTTATTTCAGATGTTATGAATGGAGATGTTGCCTTTGCAGATATTGACGGAGATTTTGATCAGGATTTAATGGTTACTGGTAGAAGTTGCCTATATCCCAAAAAAGTTGTTAGCGAGTTGTATCGTAACGATGGGCAAGGTAACTATACAATGGTTGATGATACAACCTTTACCCCCGTTTTTAATTCTTCCGTTTCTTTTGCCGATTTTGATGGAGATGACGATCAGGATCTAATAATTGCAGGAATATCGAAGGCCGATGTACGAATAACGAAAATCTATAAAAATGATGGTGCCGGCAAATACTCACCCGATGAAACCAATTCATTTGTTAACGTTGATTTTGCATGGATTTCTTGTGCCGATGTGGATGGAGACGAAGATATAGACATATTAATTGCCGGATCAACTGCAAGCGGTTCAGCTGTGTGTAAATTGTATCTCAACGATAATAGCGGCGTGTTCAGCCTCTCGTCTAGTTCTTTTACAGGTGTCGCATACGGAACTGTAGCATTTGCCGATGTTGATGGTGATGGCGATCAGGATTTAATGACTGTTGGAAGAGAGGACGGCACAAGTGATGGTCTGTCTCAATTATACTTTAATGATGGTGATGGAAATTTTAGCCCCGATGTAAAAAACTCATTTGAAAATGTTTTGAATAGCGCCACGGCATTTGCCGATATTGATAACGACAGCGATTTGGATATGGTTATTGCCGGAACAAATAGTGAGAATAACGAAGTTTCTAAAATTTATCTAAATAATGGGAAAGGGGAATTTACCTTAAAAGACGAAAGTAACTTACGTCAGGTAACAGAGGGAACACTTAACTTTACGGATGTTAACCTTGATGGTTATCAGGACTTATTGCTTACCGGGTTTTGCTATGAATTGTATCAATTTCTATCAATACTTTATATCAATGATGGGACTGGCAATCTTGTTGAGAATTTGTTATTTTATGGAGTTCGTAATAGTGCCGTTGCTATTGCGGATGTGAATAATGATTTTCTGGCTGATTTCTTGATAACTGGTTCTTCGGGTGGTACCATTCGCTCTTTATTATATCTAAATGAATCGAGTATATATTTACCCGAAGTTACGAGCGAGTGTATTGCTTATTCCCCAATATTTCCAACCTTGGTTACAGCATGGAATGATACTATTAAGGCAACAACAGATACCCGATTTCCTGTTTTTAGGTCTGAGAGAACTAATGTTAATTGGACATTTTTTGATCCTAAAAGTAACGCTGAGCTTGATGTAACCCAATATTATAATATCATAGATACAACTCCCCCTGTAGCCAATTGTAGAGATAGAAGCCTTATATTGTCAGATAACGGAACAGTTCGTTTGTTACCTTATGCTATAGATGATGATTCGTATGATAATTGCAGGGGCATTGATTTTTCGGTTGACAAGAACTTATTTGATTGTAGTTCGCTTGGAACAAATAAAGTAGTATTAACAGTCTCTGACAGGGGGGGCAATACATCAACCTGTGTGTCAACTGTTACTATTGTGGATAGAACAGCTCCGCAAGTAGTCTCAAATAACATTAGCGTTTTTCTGGATGAAAGTGGAAGTTATTCGTTAAATGATGTAGATATCGCGGCCATAACTTATGGCACGTATGATTATTGTTCGGATTATAATGAGTTAAAGTTTTCCGTTGATAAGCAAACTTTTGACTGTAGCGACTTGGAGTCGCCAAATAATGTAAAACTCACCGCCACCGACAAGTTTGGAAATCAATCTGAATCTAATTTCGATGTAGAAGTATTAGATATTTCAGACCCTAATCTAAAATGTAGCCCAATGAATGTTTATTTAAATAGTGATGGACAATACACACTTACTGAAAATGATATCTTAACTTTTACTTCCGGAACTGTAGATAATTGTACATCGCCCGATGAAATAAGCTATTATGCCATTCCAAATGTAAGCTTCCCCAAAAAAAGGACAGTTTAA